In Tachypleus tridentatus isolate NWPU-2018 chromosome 7, ASM421037v1, whole genome shotgun sequence, a genomic segment contains:
- the aay gene encoding phosphoserine phosphatase isoform X1, with amino-acid sequence MFVGTTRYRSFFYERNSYSQVKLLVEIISQRCRLMSSMANCEKRLRALFRGADSVCFDVDSTVCRDEAIDELSKFAGREREVEEMTRKAMRGGITFRDALSRRLDLIQPSVAMLEDYLETHPPLFTSGIRELVKLLHQRGVHVYLVSGGFRTIIEPVARELDIPLKNIFANRLKFYFNGDYAGFDENQPTSRQDGKAQVVKYLKQYYGYQRLVMVGDGATDLAACPPADGFIGFGGNQVREKVKQDSKWFVGCFSELIDELKRN; translated from the exons ATGTTTGTAGGTACAACAAGATATAGGTCATTCTTTTACGAGAGAAATTCTTATTCCCAG GTTAAGTTGTTAGTGGAGATTATTTCCCAGCGTTGTCGTCTAATGTCCAGCATGGCCAACTGTGAAAAGAGGCTTAGAGCCCTGTTTCGTGGGGCAGATTCTGTGTGTTTTGATGTCGACTCCACAGTCTGTCGGGATGAAGCAATTGATGAACTTTCAAAATTTGCCGGAAGAGAGAGAGAAGTAGAAGAAAT GACTCGCAAAGCCATGCGTGGTGGTATAACTTTTAGAGATGCCTTGTCAAGACGACTGGATTTAATTCAACCTTCTGTTGCCATGTTAGAAGACTACTTGGAAACCCATCCACCACTGTTTACTTCTGGAATTAG AGAACTTGTGAAACTTCTCCACCAACGTGGTGTTCACGTATATTTGGTATCTGGTGGATTTCGGACCATAATTGAACCTGTTGCTCGAGAACTAGATATtccattaaaaaacatttttgcaaatcggctaaagttttattttaatg gagaCTATGCTGGATTTGATGAAAACCAGCCAACATCAAGGCAAGATGGAAAAGCTCAGGTTGTGAAGTATTTGAAACAGTATTATGGTTATCAACGATTAGTGATGGTAGGAGATGGTGCCACTGATCTAGCTGCTTGTCCTCCTGCA GATGGATTTATTGGATTTGGTGGTAATCAGGTGAGAGAGAAGGTTAAACAAGACTCAAAATGGTTTGTGGGATGTTTCAGTGAATTAATAGACGAACTGAAGCGAAATTAG
- the aay gene encoding phosphoserine phosphatase isoform X2 has protein sequence MSSMANCEKRLRALFRGADSVCFDVDSTVCRDEAIDELSKFAGREREVEEMTRKAMRGGITFRDALSRRLDLIQPSVAMLEDYLETHPPLFTSGIRELVKLLHQRGVHVYLVSGGFRTIIEPVARELDIPLKNIFANRLKFYFNGDYAGFDENQPTSRQDGKAQVVKYLKQYYGYQRLVMVGDGATDLAACPPADGFIGFGGNQVREKVKQDSKWFVGCFSELIDELKRN, from the exons ATGTCCAGCATGGCCAACTGTGAAAAGAGGCTTAGAGCCCTGTTTCGTGGGGCAGATTCTGTGTGTTTTGATGTCGACTCCACAGTCTGTCGGGATGAAGCAATTGATGAACTTTCAAAATTTGCCGGAAGAGAGAGAGAAGTAGAAGAAAT GACTCGCAAAGCCATGCGTGGTGGTATAACTTTTAGAGATGCCTTGTCAAGACGACTGGATTTAATTCAACCTTCTGTTGCCATGTTAGAAGACTACTTGGAAACCCATCCACCACTGTTTACTTCTGGAATTAG AGAACTTGTGAAACTTCTCCACCAACGTGGTGTTCACGTATATTTGGTATCTGGTGGATTTCGGACCATAATTGAACCTGTTGCTCGAGAACTAGATATtccattaaaaaacatttttgcaaatcggctaaagttttattttaatg gagaCTATGCTGGATTTGATGAAAACCAGCCAACATCAAGGCAAGATGGAAAAGCTCAGGTTGTGAAGTATTTGAAACAGTATTATGGTTATCAACGATTAGTGATGGTAGGAGATGGTGCCACTGATCTAGCTGCTTGTCCTCCTGCA GATGGATTTATTGGATTTGGTGGTAATCAGGTGAGAGAGAAGGTTAAACAAGACTCAAAATGGTTTGTGGGATGTTTCAGTGAATTAATAGACGAACTGAAGCGAAATTAG